Proteins encoded by one window of Arabidopsis thaliana chromosome 2, partial sequence:
- a CDS encoding B3 domain-containing protein REM13: MAIITALDLTTDTLYLPLHFTSANGLTRKNREIILTDGGERSRVLDLRFDESSGTFYISRGWRNFCDENGQKAGGFFLFKLVGKGETLVLSFCPTESINGEENITREDSKDECSSLDSLMNIVEKKKYIPKPRGSPYSSYSPSHKQFVTFTLPPDYARIGKLSLSAPFVRENGINKPGEICLLDKHGRKWLTSLLLDSKGTMSLGKGWKEFVKANSLETGFTLKLIWEETTPVLSLCSPESNSDREQEEISKAIEKHSLFIDPSNRDKISNNDKEENMSWERKKDHLKSRDSTLSSQKQFVTITITPSSDRLRLPKVFTRENGINKPGRITLLGKDGIKQQTNLLFDKANGAMSLGHGWKDFVKDNGLKTDCSIDREAGGGRSETNQKKSLPIEPSTCKKIRKDVNIKDDNSKEKNDKEESKSVDGERKYLRGTYLTPSSQKHFVTLTITPSSIKKDRLILSPQFARKNNIDKPGMIYLLDTDGTKWLISLQRDKKGTMSLGKGWKEFAEANDFKLGESFTMELVWEDTTPMLSLLRTEFRSSKANEKESISSEHKTRESSPTIKNRIVTPALTPEDVKACKLILPSQFMKKIRTVDKERNHLKGRDLNPSCQKQFVTFTITPTCVGKNRLILSAQFARENNINQPGTIYLLDTDGRKWLTTVKRDKKGTMSLGKGWKEFADTKDLKSGDSFTMELIWEDTNPVLSLLRTKFSSSKSNKEESIFLEPKSRDSSSPTIVNRFVTLALTPEDVTACKLILPSQFMKANGINNKLGKITLLGENGVEWPGYMLSLDGTLALGNGWEGFCEANGVKLGQTFTLEFVNEQDTTTTPVLKFSSVETIYKNVN, encoded by the exons ATGGCCATTATCACAGCTTTAGATCTAACGACAGATACACTG TATCTTCCACTACATTTTACAAGCGCAAATGGTCTTACACGAAAAAACCGGGAGATTATTTTAACAGATGGAGGGGAAAGATCAAGGGTATTGGATCTGAGGTTCGACGAATCATCTGGTACTTTTTATATCAGCCGGGGTTGGAGAAATTTCTGTGATGAAAATGGACAAAAAGCAGGAGGTTTCTTTCTGTTTAAACTAGTGGGAAAAGGTGAAACGCTGGTGCTCAGTTTCTGTCCTACAGAATCTATCAATGGGGAAGAGAACATAACAAGGGAGGACAGTAAAGACGAGTGCAGCTCGTTGGACTCATTGATGAATatagtagaaaaaaagaagtatattCCGAAACCAAGAGGTTCACCATATTCATCATATTCACCAAGTCATAAACAATTCGTAACATTTACGCTTCCACCGGATTATGCTAGAATTGGAAAATTG AGTCTTTCGGCGCCTTTCGTTAGGGAAAATGGCATCAACAAGCCTGGGGAGATATGTCTTTTGGATAAACATGGTAGAAAGTGGTTGACAAGTCTTCTGCTGGACAGTAAAGGAACAATGTCTTTGGGAAAGGGTTGGAAAGAGTTTGTTAAAGCAAACAGCTTAGAGACGGGCTTCACACTCAAGTTGATATGGGAAGAAACAACTCCTGTGCTTAGTTTGTGTAGTCCAGAATCTAACAGTGACAGAGAGCAGGAAGAGATTTCAAAAGCTATCGAGAAACATTCTCTTTTCATAGATCCTAGCAACAGGGACAAAATCAGCAACAATGACAAAGAGGAGAACATGTCAtgggagagaaagaaggaTCATCTGAAAAGTAGAGATTCAACTCTATCAAgccaaaaacaatttgtaacaATAACAATTACACCTTCCAGTGATAGATTG CGTCTCCCAAAGGTATTCACGAGGGAGAATGGCATCAACAAGCCGGGGAGGATTACTCTGTTGGGAAAAGACGGTATAAAGCAGCAGACGAATTTGTTATTCGACAAAGCAAATGGTGCCATGTCTTTGGGACACGGCTGGAaagattttgttaaagatAATGGCTTAAAGACAG ACTGTAGCATTGACAGAGAAGCAGGAGGAGGGCGATCTGAAACAAACCAGAAAAAGTCTCTTCCAATAGAACCTAGCACATGTAAAAAAATCAGGAAAGACGTGAACATCAAAGATGACAACagcaaagagaaaaatgacAAAGAAGAGAGCAAATCAGTGGATGGAGAGAGGAAATATCTGAGAGGGACATATTTAACTCCATCAAGCCAAAAACACTTTGTGACATTAACAATTACACCTTCCTctataaaaaaagatagacTT ATTCTTTCCCCACAATTTGCAAGGAAGAACAATATTGACAAGCCTGGAATGATATATCTGCTGGATACAGATGGTACAAAGTGGCTGATAAGCCTTCAACGAGATAAGAAAGGAACAATGAGTTTGGGAAAAGGTTGGAAAGAATTTGCTGAAGCAAATGACTTTAAGTTAGGCGAATCCTTTACGATGGAGTTAGTATGGGAAGACACAACTCCTATGCTCAGTTTGTTACGTACCGAGTTTAGGAGTTCAAAAGCTAACGAGAAAGAGTCAATTTCCTCAGAACATAAAACCAGAGAATCATCCCCAACAATCAAAAACCGAATCGTGACTCCAGCACTCACACCTGAAGATGTTAAAGCCTGTAAATTG ATTCTTCCAAGTCAATTCATGAAGAAGATCAGGACAGTGGATAAAGAGAGGAATCATCTAAAAGGGAGAGATTTAAATCCATCGTgccaaaaacaatttgtaacaTTTACAATTACACCAACCTGTGTCGGAAAAAATAGGCTG aTTCTTTCAGCGCAATTTGCAAGGGAGAACAATATTAACCAGCCTGGAACGATATATCTATTGGATACAGATGGTAGGAAGTGGCTGACAACGGTTAAACGGGACAAGAAAGGAACAATGAGTTTGGGAAAGGGTTGGAAAGAGTTTGCTGATACAAAAGACTTAAAGTCAGGCGACTCCTTTACGATGGAGTTAATATGGGAAGACACAAATCCTGTGCTCAGTTTGTTACGTACAAAGTTTAGCAGTTCTAAATCTAACAAGGAAGAGTCCATTTTTTTAGAACCAAAAAGTAGAGATTCATCCTCCCCAACAATCGTAAACAGATTCGTGACATTAGCACTTACACCAGAAGATGTTACAGCCTGTAAACTG ATTCTTCCAAGTCAGTTCATGAAGGCTAATGGCATCAACAACAAACTTGGGAAGATAACTCTTTTGGGTGAAAACGGAGTCGAATGGCCGGGATATATGTTGTCGCTAGATGGAACTCTCGCTTTAGGAAATGGTTGGGAAGGCTTTTGTGAGGCTAATGGCGTGAAGTTAGGACAGACTTTTACTTTGGAGTTTGTTAATGAACAagatacaacaacaactccGGTACTCAAGTTCTCTTCTGTGGAGactatatacaaaaatgttaattag
- a CDS encoding B3 domain-containing protein REM13, with amino-acid sequence MANSRIYPQFFHTLVPSFHTHLMIPEDFFSEYIEGRSVAELKLDFSDKSWEVKLSDRRITDGWEEFVVANDFRIGDVVAFRYVGNLVFHVSNLGPNYYEIEHNDGESLLRKRLHQVDFSSNNGDVCDSEELPKEKKAKTNSEEADAVSSSSSADKSCFMAIITALDLTTDTLYLPLHFTSANGLTRKNREIILTDGGERSRVLDLRFDESSGTFYISRGWRNFCDENGQKAGGFFLFKLVGKGETLVLSFCPTESINGEENITREDSKDECSSLDSLMNIVEKKKYIPKPRGSPYSSYSPSHKQFVTFTLPPDYARIGKLSLSAPFVRENGINKPGEICLLDKHGRKWLTSLLLDSKGTMSLGKGWKEFVKANSLETGFTLKLIWEETTPVLSLCSPESNSDREQEEISKAIEKHSLFIDPSNRDKISNNDKEENMSWERKKDHLKSRDSTLSSQKQFVTITITPSSDRLRLPKVFTRENGINKPGRITLLGKDGIKQQTNLLFDKANGAMSLGHGWKDFVKDNGLKTGDSFTLKLIWEDQTPVLSLCPADCSIDREAGGGRSETNQKKSLPIEPSTCKKIRKDVNIKDDNSKEKNDKEESKSVDGERKYLRGTYLTPSSQKHFVTLTITPSSIKKDRLILSPQFARKNNIDKPGMIYLLDTDGTKWLISLQRDKKGTMSLGKGWKEFAEANDFKLGESFTMELVWEDTTPMLSLLRTEFRSSKANEKESISSEHKTRESSPTIKNRIVTPALTPEDVKACKLILPSQFMKKIRTVDKERNHLKGRDLNPSCQKQFVTFTITPTCVGKNRLILSAQFARENNINQPGTIYLLDTDGRKWLTTVKRDKKGTMSLGKGWKEFADTKDLKSGDSFTMELIWEDTNPVLSLLRTKFSSSKSNKEESIFLEPKSRDSSSPTIVNRFVTLALTPEDVTACKLVTWSNYFLFLLLNYKW; translated from the exons atggCGAATTCAAGGATTTATCCGCAATTCTTCCACACACTTGTTCCTAGCTTCCACACTCACTTG ATGATTCCTGAAGACTTCTTCTCAGAGTATATCGAAGGAAGAAGCGTCGCAGAGCTGAAATTGGACTTTTCAGACAAATCTTGGGAAGTGAAGTTGTCTGATCGGAGAATCACTGACGGCTGGGAAGAGTTTGTGGTGGCTAATGATTTTCGTATCGGCGATGTTGTCGCTTTTAGATATGTTGGAAATTTGGTGTTCCATGTTTCTAATTTAGGACCTAATTACTATGAGATTGAACACAATGATG GTGAAAGTTTGTTAAGAAAGCGTTTGCATCAAGTAGACTTTTCATCAAACAATGGAGATGTTTGTGATAGTGAAG AGCTtcccaaagagaagaaagcgaAGACGAACAGTGAAGAAGCAGatgcagtttcttcttcttcatcagcaGACAAGTCATGTTTTATGGCCATTATCACAGCTTTAGATCTAACGACAGATACACTG TATCTTCCACTACATTTTACAAGCGCAAATGGTCTTACACGAAAAAACCGGGAGATTATTTTAACAGATGGAGGGGAAAGATCAAGGGTATTGGATCTGAGGTTCGACGAATCATCTGGTACTTTTTATATCAGCCGGGGTTGGAGAAATTTCTGTGATGAAAATGGACAAAAAGCAGGAGGTTTCTTTCTGTTTAAACTAGTGGGAAAAGGTGAAACGCTGGTGCTCAGTTTCTGTCCTACAGAATCTATCAATGGGGAAGAGAACATAACAAGGGAGGACAGTAAAGACGAGTGCAGCTCGTTGGACTCATTGATGAATatagtagaaaaaaagaagtatattCCGAAACCAAGAGGTTCACCATATTCATCATATTCACCAAGTCATAAACAATTCGTAACATTTACGCTTCCACCGGATTATGCTAGAATTGGAAAATTG AGTCTTTCGGCGCCTTTCGTTAGGGAAAATGGCATCAACAAGCCTGGGGAGATATGTCTTTTGGATAAACATGGTAGAAAGTGGTTGACAAGTCTTCTGCTGGACAGTAAAGGAACAATGTCTTTGGGAAAGGGTTGGAAAGAGTTTGTTAAAGCAAACAGCTTAGAGACGGGCTTCACACTCAAGTTGATATGGGAAGAAACAACTCCTGTGCTTAGTTTGTGTAGTCCAGAATCTAACAGTGACAGAGAGCAGGAAGAGATTTCAAAAGCTATCGAGAAACATTCTCTTTTCATAGATCCTAGCAACAGGGACAAAATCAGCAACAATGACAAAGAGGAGAACATGTCAtgggagagaaagaaggaTCATCTGAAAAGTAGAGATTCAACTCTATCAAgccaaaaacaatttgtaacaATAACAATTACACCTTCCAGTGATAGATTG CGTCTCCCAAAGGTATTCACGAGGGAGAATGGCATCAACAAGCCGGGGAGGATTACTCTGTTGGGAAAAGACGGTATAAAGCAGCAGACGAATTTGTTATTCGACAAAGCAAATGGTGCCATGTCTTTGGGACACGGCTGGAaagattttgttaaagatAATGGCTTAAAGACAGGTGACTCCTTCACGCTAAAGTTGATTTGGGAAGACCAAACTCCTGTTCTTAGCTTGTGTCCTGCAGACTGTAGCATTGACAGAGAAGCAGGAGGAGGGCGATCTGAAACAAACCAGAAAAAGTCTCTTCCAATAGAACCTAGCACATGTAAAAAAATCAGGAAAGACGTGAACATCAAAGATGACAACagcaaagagaaaaatgacAAAGAAGAGAGCAAATCAGTGGATGGAGAGAGGAAATATCTGAGAGGGACATATTTAACTCCATCAAGCCAAAAACACTTTGTGACATTAACAATTACACCTTCCTctataaaaaaagatagacTT ATTCTTTCCCCACAATTTGCAAGGAAGAACAATATTGACAAGCCTGGAATGATATATCTGCTGGATACAGATGGTACAAAGTGGCTGATAAGCCTTCAACGAGATAAGAAAGGAACAATGAGTTTGGGAAAAGGTTGGAAAGAATTTGCTGAAGCAAATGACTTTAAGTTAGGCGAATCCTTTACGATGGAGTTAGTATGGGAAGACACAACTCCTATGCTCAGTTTGTTACGTACCGAGTTTAGGAGTTCAAAAGCTAACGAGAAAGAGTCAATTTCCTCAGAACATAAAACCAGAGAATCATCCCCAACAATCAAAAACCGAATCGTGACTCCAGCACTCACACCTGAAGATGTTAAAGCCTGTAAATTG ATTCTTCCAAGTCAATTCATGAAGAAGATCAGGACAGTGGATAAAGAGAGGAATCATCTAAAAGGGAGAGATTTAAATCCATCGTgccaaaaacaatttgtaacaTTTACAATTACACCAACCTGTGTCGGAAAAAATAGGCTG aTTCTTTCAGCGCAATTTGCAAGGGAGAACAATATTAACCAGCCTGGAACGATATATCTATTGGATACAGATGGTAGGAAGTGGCTGACAACGGTTAAACGGGACAAGAAAGGAACAATGAGTTTGGGAAAGGGTTGGAAAGAGTTTGCTGATACAAAAGACTTAAAGTCAGGCGACTCCTTTACGATGGAGTTAATATGGGAAGACACAAATCCTGTGCTCAGTTTGTTACGTACAAAGTTTAGCAGTTCTAAATCTAACAAGGAAGAGTCCATTTTTTTAGAACCAAAAAGTAGAGATTCATCCTCCCCAACAATCGTAAACAGATTCGTGACATTAGCACTTACACCAGAAGATGTTACAGCCTGTAAACTGGTAACTTGGTCAAActatttcttgtttctgttgttgAATTATAAATGGTAA
- a CDS encoding B3 domain-containing protein REM13 has translation MANSRIYPQFFHTLVPSFHTHLMIPEDFFSEYIEGRSVAELKLDFSDKSWEVKLSDRRITDGWEEFVVANDFRIGDVVAFRYVGNLVFHVSNLGPNYYEIEHNDGESLLRKRLHQVDFSSNNGDVCDSEELPKEKKAKTNSEEADAVSSSSSADKSCFMAIITALDLTTDTLYLPLHFTSANGLTRKNREIILTDGGERSRVLDLRFDESSGTFYISRGWRNFCDENGQKAGGFFLFKLVGKGETLVLSFCPTESINGEENITREDSKDECSSLDSLMNIVEKKKYIPKPRGSPYSSYSPSHKQFVTFTLPPDYARIGKLSLSAPFVRENGINKPGEICLLDKHGRKWLTSLLLDSKGTMSLGKGWKEFVKANSLETGFTLKLIWEETTPVLSLCSPESNSDREQEEISKAIEKHSLFIDPSNRDKISNNDKEENMSWERKKDHLKSRDSTLSSQKQFVTITITPSSDRLVSLSNDSCLVVVSLLYFDMRLPKVFTRENGINKPGRITLLGKDGIKQQTNLLFDKANGAMSLGHGWKDFVKDNGLKTGDSFTLKLIWEDQTPVLSLCPADCSIDREAGGGRSETNQKKSLPIEPSTCKKIRKDVNIKDDNSKEKNDKEESKSVDGERKYLRGTYLTPSSQKHFVTLTITPSSIKKDRLILSPQFARKNNIDKPGMIYLLDTDGTKWLISLQRDKKGTMSLGKGWKEFAEANDFKLGESFTMELVWEDTTPMLSLLRTEFRSSKANEKESISSEHKTRESSPTIKNRIVTPALTPEDVKACKLILPSQFMKKIRTVDKERNHLKGRDLNPSCQKQFVTFTITPTCVGKNRLILSAQFARENNINQPGTIYLLDTDGRKWLTTVKRDKKGTMSLGKGWKEFADTKDLKSGDSFTMELIWEDTNPVLSLLRTKFSSSKSNKEESIFLEPKSRDSSSPTIVNRFVTLALTPEDVTACKLVTWSNYFLFLLLNYKW, from the exons atggCGAATTCAAGGATTTATCCGCAATTCTTCCACACACTTGTTCCTAGCTTCCACACTCACTTG ATGATTCCTGAAGACTTCTTCTCAGAGTATATCGAAGGAAGAAGCGTCGCAGAGCTGAAATTGGACTTTTCAGACAAATCTTGGGAAGTGAAGTTGTCTGATCGGAGAATCACTGACGGCTGGGAAGAGTTTGTGGTGGCTAATGATTTTCGTATCGGCGATGTTGTCGCTTTTAGATATGTTGGAAATTTGGTGTTCCATGTTTCTAATTTAGGACCTAATTACTATGAGATTGAACACAATGATG GTGAAAGTTTGTTAAGAAAGCGTTTGCATCAAGTAGACTTTTCATCAAACAATGGAGATGTTTGTGATAGTGAAG AGCTtcccaaagagaagaaagcgaAGACGAACAGTGAAGAAGCAGatgcagtttcttcttcttcatcagcaGACAAGTCATGTTTTATGGCCATTATCACAGCTTTAGATCTAACGACAGATACACTG TATCTTCCACTACATTTTACAAGCGCAAATGGTCTTACACGAAAAAACCGGGAGATTATTTTAACAGATGGAGGGGAAAGATCAAGGGTATTGGATCTGAGGTTCGACGAATCATCTGGTACTTTTTATATCAGCCGGGGTTGGAGAAATTTCTGTGATGAAAATGGACAAAAAGCAGGAGGTTTCTTTCTGTTTAAACTAGTGGGAAAAGGTGAAACGCTGGTGCTCAGTTTCTGTCCTACAGAATCTATCAATGGGGAAGAGAACATAACAAGGGAGGACAGTAAAGACGAGTGCAGCTCGTTGGACTCATTGATGAATatagtagaaaaaaagaagtatattCCGAAACCAAGAGGTTCACCATATTCATCATATTCACCAAGTCATAAACAATTCGTAACATTTACGCTTCCACCGGATTATGCTAGAATTGGAAAATTG AGTCTTTCGGCGCCTTTCGTTAGGGAAAATGGCATCAACAAGCCTGGGGAGATATGTCTTTTGGATAAACATGGTAGAAAGTGGTTGACAAGTCTTCTGCTGGACAGTAAAGGAACAATGTCTTTGGGAAAGGGTTGGAAAGAGTTTGTTAAAGCAAACAGCTTAGAGACGGGCTTCACACTCAAGTTGATATGGGAAGAAACAACTCCTGTGCTTAGTTTGTGTAGTCCAGAATCTAACAGTGACAGAGAGCAGGAAGAGATTTCAAAAGCTATCGAGAAACATTCTCTTTTCATAGATCCTAGCAACAGGGACAAAATCAGCAACAATGACAAAGAGGAGAACATGTCAtgggagagaaagaaggaTCATCTGAAAAGTAGAGATTCAACTCTATCAAgccaaaaacaatttgtaacaATAACAATTACACCTTCCAGTGATAGATTGGTAAGTTTATCAAATGACTCTTGTTTAGTGGTTGTTAGTTTATTGTACTTTGATATG CGTCTCCCAAAGGTATTCACGAGGGAGAATGGCATCAACAAGCCGGGGAGGATTACTCTGTTGGGAAAAGACGGTATAAAGCAGCAGACGAATTTGTTATTCGACAAAGCAAATGGTGCCATGTCTTTGGGACACGGCTGGAaagattttgttaaagatAATGGCTTAAAGACAGGTGACTCCTTCACGCTAAAGTTGATTTGGGAAGACCAAACTCCTGTTCTTAGCTTGTGTCCTGCAGACTGTAGCATTGACAGAGAAGCAGGAGGAGGGCGATCTGAAACAAACCAGAAAAAGTCTCTTCCAATAGAACCTAGCACATGTAAAAAAATCAGGAAAGACGTGAACATCAAAGATGACAACagcaaagagaaaaatgacAAAGAAGAGAGCAAATCAGTGGATGGAGAGAGGAAATATCTGAGAGGGACATATTTAACTCCATCAAGCCAAAAACACTTTGTGACATTAACAATTACACCTTCCTctataaaaaaagatagacTT ATTCTTTCCCCACAATTTGCAAGGAAGAACAATATTGACAAGCCTGGAATGATATATCTGCTGGATACAGATGGTACAAAGTGGCTGATAAGCCTTCAACGAGATAAGAAAGGAACAATGAGTTTGGGAAAAGGTTGGAAAGAATTTGCTGAAGCAAATGACTTTAAGTTAGGCGAATCCTTTACGATGGAGTTAGTATGGGAAGACACAACTCCTATGCTCAGTTTGTTACGTACCGAGTTTAGGAGTTCAAAAGCTAACGAGAAAGAGTCAATTTCCTCAGAACATAAAACCAGAGAATCATCCCCAACAATCAAAAACCGAATCGTGACTCCAGCACTCACACCTGAAGATGTTAAAGCCTGTAAATTG ATTCTTCCAAGTCAATTCATGAAGAAGATCAGGACAGTGGATAAAGAGAGGAATCATCTAAAAGGGAGAGATTTAAATCCATCGTgccaaaaacaatttgtaacaTTTACAATTACACCAACCTGTGTCGGAAAAAATAGGCTG aTTCTTTCAGCGCAATTTGCAAGGGAGAACAATATTAACCAGCCTGGAACGATATATCTATTGGATACAGATGGTAGGAAGTGGCTGACAACGGTTAAACGGGACAAGAAAGGAACAATGAGTTTGGGAAAGGGTTGGAAAGAGTTTGCTGATACAAAAGACTTAAAGTCAGGCGACTCCTTTACGATGGAGTTAATATGGGAAGACACAAATCCTGTGCTCAGTTTGTTACGTACAAAGTTTAGCAGTTCTAAATCTAACAAGGAAGAGTCCATTTTTTTAGAACCAAAAAGTAGAGATTCATCCTCCCCAACAATCGTAAACAGATTCGTGACATTAGCACTTACACCAGAAGATGTTACAGCCTGTAAACTGGTAACTTGGTCAAActatttcttgtttctgttgttgAATTATAAATGGTAA